One window of the Mytilus galloprovincialis chromosome 14, xbMytGall1.hap1.1, whole genome shotgun sequence genome contains the following:
- the LOC143058931 gene encoding acetylcholine receptor subunit delta-like, whose protein sequence is MKLICYSLCSFICACLPTVWGSYSFALEDSLRTTYLDTGYNTFVRPLANVEVTLALNLITLNSLSISDQTMSIAGYLTMTWSDNRLDWSADPSYSSSIPAIYSNENYVWRPALIIENS, encoded by the exons ATGAAGTTAATTTGTTATTCGCTCTGCTCATTTATAT GTGCCTGTCTACCCACTGTATGGGGATCGTATAGTTTTGCTTTAGAAGATTCTTTGAGGACAACTTATCTAGATACAGGTTATAACACATTTGTCAgacctctagcaaatgtagaagTCACATTAGCATTAAATCTCATCACTCTAAACTCACTG agTATTAGTGACCAGACGATGTCTATAGCTGGATATCTTACAATG ACATGGTCTGATAACAGATTAGACTGGTCCGCAGACCCATCATACAGTAGCAGTATACCTGCGATATATAGTAATGAGAACTATGTTTGGAGACCAGCTCTCATTATTGAGAACTCGTAA
- the LOC143058930 gene encoding neuronal acetylcholine receptor subunit beta-3-like, giving the protein MRLESTGNITWTPSGIYVTHCETDVTFYPFDTQECDVTVSTWGYTSIEITLFIAPEAVRLSYFKENGEWSYEGFSTTSATNTREGSSTPQVSFKLKFKRRPAFHVLNSLIPMVLLALLSSIVFKLPPDSGEKMGYTLTVLLAYAVYLTIISDDLPSTSNSTAILTIYLLLVLALGVLSVLITIYVLDCHHKDEDVPVPKWLTRLSTGCLAKFACWKDYKCLCGGQVYPDRNRIGYPKETEMKGNHSDEKRASFNDKKCKHDSLTWKDICHILDAFFLRLYLIIIVAMTVLLLLALVIGYVVK; this is encoded by the exons ATGAGACTCGAAAGTACGGGGAATATCACTTGGACACCCTCGGGGATTTACGTAACTCACTGTGAAACAGATGTCACGTTCTACCCTTTTGATACGCAAGAATGTGACGTCACAGTATCTACATGGGGATATACTTCAATCGAAATAACCCTTTTCATAGCACCCGAGGCCGTAAGGTTGAGCTATTTCAAAGAAAACGGAGAATGGTCGTACGAAGGGTTTTCAACAACTTCCGCTACAAACACTAGAGAAGGATCATCGACGCCTCAAGTTTCATTTAAACTCAAGTTTAAAAGACGACCAGCTTTTCATGTCTTGAATTCTTTGATACCAATGGTTTTATTGGCGCTTCTGAGTTCCATTGTATTCAAACTTCCTCCTGATTCTGGTGAAAAGATGGGCTACACACTGACCGTTTTATTGGCGTATGCAGTGTACCTGACTATTATATCAGATGATCTACCCTCTACATCGAACTCAACGGCTATATTAA ccATTTATTTATTGCTCGTCTTAGCGTTAGGAGTATTGTCGGTTCTTATAACTATTTACGTCCTGGATTGTCACCACAAAGATGAAGATGTCCCGGTTCCAAAATGGCTGACAAGACTGTCGACTGGTTGTCTCGCTAAATTTGCATGTTGGAAAGATTATAAATGTTTATGTGGAGGACAAGTATATCCAGACAGAAACAGGATAGGGTATCCGAAAGAAACGGAAATGAAAGGCAATCACAGTGATGAGAAACGTGCATCTTTTAACGATAAGAAATGCAAACACGATAGTCTTACATGGAAAGACATATGCCATATTTTAGATGCGTTTTTCTTGAGACTGTATCTCATTATAATTGTTGCTATGACGGTATTATTGTTACTGGCATTGGTGATAGGTTATGTTGTCAAATGA
- the LOC143058707 gene encoding heat shock 70 kDa protein 12B-like: protein MEKSNYMMVAALDFGTTYSGYAFSFRNDFETEPLKIQANPIWMTGSSQFMSLKTPTCLLLDKDQKFVAFGFQAENMYAEYVLDELQDEFYYFHRFKMYLHNNKNITSTMVLEDITGKTLPAFDVFKLSIKALVNHLLETLDTQGTGVKHDEVQWVLTVPAIWTDTAKQFMRSSAEEAGINPDKLILSLEPEAASILCQYLPITKSEKGFEMSKIGTEYMVVDLGGGTADITVHQKVEKDQLKEKHRATGNNCGGTSVDNRFFILLENIFGKSLMESLKKENPLAYLDLERSFEAAKRNIDPNNKGKVTMTIPFTTLDKLCKKINKTDFETLVEASDYANEIKLLNDKIRFNIDLIVNLFKPSIDSVILLMKEVLRSKSTKGVTHFLMVGGFSECSLLQNEIRKSFPGKQIIVPKDAGLSVLKGAVLFGHRPDYIKSRIMPRTYGVMTSLPFDPRKFDEKYCVVMDGEERCDKIFSLITSVDDSVEAGTKFEKSYFTPFPNQEKMDFNVYVSTEANPCYVDEEGCKHLCTPTIIFPDICPDKRWVDVEFELGNTEIKMTAKDRKSGKQIKAQINLLHP, encoded by the exons ATGGAAAAATCTAACTACATGATGGTCGCAGCTTTAGATTTTGGTACAACCTATAGCGGCTATGCCTTCTCTTTTAGGAACGATTTCGAAACAGAACCGTTAAAAATACAAGCAAATCCTATATGGATGACTGGAAGTTCTCAATTTATGTCACTTAAAACTCCAACCTGTCTTTTATTAGACAAAGACCAAAAGTTTGTAGCATTTGGATTCCAAGCAGAGAATATGTATGCAGAGTATGTATTGGACGAACTGCAAGATGAGTTTTATTATTTTCATCGTTTCAAAATGTACCTGCACAACAATAAg aaCATTACGAGCACGATGGTTTTGGAGGATATAACCGGAAAGACTCTGCCAGCTTTCGATGTTTTCAAATTGTCTATTAAAGCTCTAGTGAACCATCTATTGGAAACTTTAGACACACAAGGGACTGGTGTAAAACATGACGAAGTTCAATGGGTACTTACTGTTCCTGCTATCTGGACAGATACAGCCAAACAGTTCATGAGGTCTAGTGCTGAGGAG GCTGGTATAAACCCCGACAAATTAATTCTGTCACTTGAGCCAGAAGCAGCATCTATTTTATGTCAGTATTTACCAATTACCAAGTCCGAGAAGGGATTTGAAATGTCTAAGATAGGAACAGAATATATGGTTGTTGATTTAGGAG GAGGAACTGCTGATATTACCGTGCATCAGAAGGTAGAAAAAGATCAACTTAAAGAAAAACACCGAGCTACAGGAAACAATTGTGGTGGAACTTCGGTAGACAACCGATTTTTTATTTTGCTGGAGAATATTTTTGGTAAATCGTTGATGGAATCACTTAAGAAAGAGAATCCTTTAGCTTATTTAGACCTCGAGAGATCATTTGAAGCTGCAAAAAGAAATATCGACCCGAACAACAAAGGGAAAGTGACGATGACTATTCCTTTTACGACtcttgataaattatgcaaaaaaatcaacaaaacagatTTCGAAACATTAGTAGAGGCATCGGATTATGCAAACGAAATTAAGCTTTTGAATGACAAAATTCGCTTTAACATCGATTTGATTGTAAATTTATTCAAACCTTCTATTGATAGTGTTATATTATTGATGAAGGAAGTCCTTAGAAGTAAGAGTACAAAAGGGGTCACGCATTTCCTAATGGTTGGGGGGTTTTCAGAATGTAGCTTATTACAAAATGAAATCCGCAAATCTTTCCCTGGGAAACAAATTATCGTACCAAAGGATGCTGGATTGTCAGTTTTGAAAGGGGCTGTTCTATTCGGTCATCGTCCTGATTATATCAAGTCACGAATAATGCCCAGAACATATGGTGTCATGACAAGCCTTCCCTTTGATCCCCGTAAGTTTGACGAGAAATACTGTGTTGTTATGGACGGCGAGGAACGATGTGACAAAATATTCTCCTTGATTACTTCAGTAGACGACAGCGTAGAAGCTGGAACAAAATTTGAGAAGTCATATTTTACTCCATTCCCTAATCAGGAAAAGATGGACTTTAACGTGTACGTTTCGACCGAAGCTAATCCATGCTATGTTGACGAAGAAGGCTGCAAACATCTGTGTACGCCTACAATAATATTCCCAGACATTTGTCCGGACAAACGCTGGGTTGACGTAGAATTCGAACTTGGAAACACAGAAATCAAAATGACTGCCAAAGACAGGAAATCAGGAAAACAAATCAAGGCACAGATCAACCTCCTTCACCCTTAA